From the Winogradskyella forsetii genome, the window TACCGACCCAATGCCCCTAATTCCGAAAAACGAAATGGCCAATTTTTTCTTTTTGCTCAAATTTGTTCCAAACAGTGCTACGTATCCTAAAATGGGTCGTAATAAAATTACTAACAGCACACTAAAAATAATTGTAGGAAGGGTAGTAAAGTTTAAAATACCCGCCACTACGGAACCTCCAAAGAATATCATCCAAAAAACAATAAGGAATTTTTCGACATTAGTTATAAAGTGCAGATTGGGATCACTTAAATGTTTTTGTCCATCAGTGTGTTGGTGATAATTGGCAAACAAACCAGCAAAAAATACACTCATAAACCCATACGATTTCAACAATTCTGCAATGCCATACGCTAATAACGTTAATGAAATTGCCACAAAAGCTTGATGAATTTTACGCTCTAACCGCTCAGAAAGTTTTTGGGTTAAAAAACTATAAGCATAACCTATAGCAATACCTACTAAAACACCAATGACCACTTTATAAACCACATAAAAACTAAGCCATTCTTTCCATTGTTCGGCTTGCAGTGTGTCATTTTTCGACCATATAATTGCTAAGAATACAAAAGGAAAAGCTAAACCATCGTTAAGACCAGCTTCGGCCGTCAGATTATATTGTACTCCGACATTTTTATCAGATTTTGATTGCTTTTTGTTTAATTGAATTTCTGATGCCAATGCAGGATCTGTTGGTGCCAAAACTGCTGCCAACAATAAAGCTACGTGTCCTTCAAACCCTAAAATATTGTATGAAATCAAAAAAACGGCGACTATAAATAATGGCATCGTTATGCCTAGAAGTCGCAATGGATTTCGCCATTCTTTCCAAGAATAATTGAGTCCAATTTTAAGGCCTGCCACCATTAGACTAATAATTACCACTAATTCTGAAAACCGAAGCGCAAGATCGACAGGCCATACAGGATCTGGCCATGGTAATGGCGTATTGAGATAATAGAGAATACCACCAAAAAGTAGTAGAGGAATCGTAAAACTTATTTTAAATCGTTTTAGTAGAATAGGTAAAAAACTTGCAAATAGCGATGTGACACCTATAATTACTAAAATGACGAAATACGAATCCATAATGGGTTTTTAACGCTTATAATAAGATGTTATTCAAATTGTATCACCGCAAAGTCCAACAATTAATTCAAATAAATTAACACATACCCTTCAAATTCTAACGTTTTAAAAAATTGAATTTGACTTTCAAAAGCCTGATACCTTAGTCAATATAACCCTTCTCACGCATCCAATCATCATTAAACATTTTGCCCACATAACGGCTGCCATGATCGTGAAATAAAACCACGACGACATCGTTGGGTTTAAAATGTTCTTTTAATTGCAGTACGCCTTTTATGGCTGCTCCTGCAGAATTCCCCAAAAACATGCCTTCTTCCTTGGCTAATTTTTGGGTGTAAACCGCAGCATCTTTATCGGTAACTTTGGTAAAACCATCTATGATTTCAAAATTAACGTTTTCTGGTAGAATATCTTCACCAATACCTTCAGTTACATAAGGATAGATTTCCTTTTCATCGAAAATCCCTGTTTCGTGATATTTCTTAAATACAGAACCATAGGTATCAATGCCCCAAACCTTAATATTTGGGTTTTGTTCCTTTAGGTATTTTCCAACACCAGAAATAGTACCACCTGTACCCACACCAACCACAAAATGCGTGATTTTACCATCGGTTTGTTTCCAGATTTCAGGGCCTGTACTTTGATAATGGGCTTTGGTGTTACTCAGATTGTCGTATTGATTAACATACCAGGAGTTTGGTGTTTCTTGCCCTAATCGTTTTGAAACGGAATAATAACTGCGCGGATCGGTTGGTTCCACATCAGTTGGACACACCACTACCTCGGCGCCTACTGCTCTAAGAATGTCCATTTTTTCTTTAGACTGTTTATCGCTAATTACAAAAATGCACTTGTAGCCTTTCACAATTGCTGCAAGTGCTAATCCCATTCCTGTGTTTCCTGAGGTGCCTTCAATAATGGTGCCTCCAGGTTTTAGACGACCATCAGCTTCTGCATCCTCAATCATCTGCACTGCCATTCGATCCTTAACGGAATTTCCTGGGTTAAAAGTTTCGTATTTTGAGAGTACTAAACAAGGTAAGTCTTCCACTAGTTTGTTCATTTTAACCAATGGTGTGTTTCCTATTGTACCTAATATATTTTCTGCGTAATCCATAGTTGTTTTTTCGAAAGTGCAAAGTTACGTTAAATGTTATGTAATGGAAAACACAAATTTCAAATACAAAAAACTAAATTCCAAAGTTGTTCTGTTACACAAAGAGACACCAAGGCGACACTAAGATTCACAGAGAGATTACCTTAAACTAAAAACCAATCTTTCCAAATTAATCTATATCGCGACTTTGAACTGAAGACTATGGACTGCTTACTTTTTCAGTCGAACCGAATCGCCTTTACGGGCGAAATCTTAGAAATTATTACGGAAGGAATCAACAGCATTAG encodes:
- a CDS encoding cation:proton antiporter — encoded protein: MDSYFVILVIIGVTSLFASFLPILLKRFKISFTIPLLLFGGILYYLNTPLPWPDPVWPVDLALRFSELVVIISLMVAGLKIGLNYSWKEWRNPLRLLGITMPLFIVAVFLISYNILGFEGHVALLLAAVLAPTDPALASEIQLNKKQSKSDKNVGVQYNLTAEAGLNDGLAFPFVFLAIIWSKNDTLQAEQWKEWLSFYVVYKVVIGVLVGIAIGYAYSFLTQKLSERLERKIHQAFVAISLTLLAYGIAELLKSYGFMSVFFAGLFANYHQHTDGQKHLSDPNLHFITNVEKFLIVFWMIFFGGSVVAGILNFTTLPTIIFSVLLVILLRPILGYVALFGTNLSKKKKLAISFFGIRGIGSVFYLTYAIKHGDFENLNTIYSIVALVILISILVHGISVKRSTEKIED
- a CDS encoding PLP-dependent cysteine synthase family protein, producing MDYAENILGTIGNTPLVKMNKLVEDLPCLVLSKYETFNPGNSVKDRMAVQMIEDAEADGRLKPGGTIIEGTSGNTGMGLALAAIVKGYKCIFVISDKQSKEKMDILRAVGAEVVVCPTDVEPTDPRSYYSVSKRLGQETPNSWYVNQYDNLSNTKAHYQSTGPEIWKQTDGKITHFVVGVGTGGTISGVGKYLKEQNPNIKVWGIDTYGSVFKKYHETGIFDEKEIYPYVTEGIGEDILPENVNFEIIDGFTKVTDKDAAVYTQKLAKEEGMFLGNSAGAAIKGVLQLKEHFKPNDVVVVLFHDHGSRYVGKMFNDDWMREKGYID